The genomic stretch GCGTCGCCGACTTCACGCCGCTGGGTGCGGGCGAACGGGCCCTCAACGACGCGATGACGGGCAGCTGGCCCAACCTGCTGTCGGCTACGGTTCTGGTGGGATACCTGGCCGTTTTCGGGTCCGCGGCGGTCCGCATGTTCCGCTGGCAGTGACGGGGTAGGAAGCAATGGAACGCACCGATCGGATCGTGGCGCGGCTGCCGTACATCGCTCTCGGCGCCTCGGTGGTCCTGGTGGCCGCCGCCGTCACGGTCGGCATCCCGCACGCGCCGTGGCCGATCGTGGGTTCCGCCGTCGTCGTCACCGCGGCCTGGCTTGCCTTCTGGATTCAGATGCACCCGGAGTGGGAGCACGACGAACCCAAGATGATCGTGTTCTTCGCCGGACTGATCGGGCGGATCTATCTGCTCATCTGGTCCAGCCCCCTGTTCGGGTTCTTCGTCTGGAGCGCCTACCTGCTGGTTACCCGGCTGGGGAGCTGGCGCCGGGTGCTGGCGGCCACCCTCGTCGCGACGGCCTTGGCCGTCTCGCATATCGGCGGCTTCGCCAGCCTCGGCGAGCCCGGCGTCCTCCCGATCCTGCTCGTCGTGCTGCTGATCAACGCCGGCGTCGCCCACGTGATGATCTGGGTGAGCATGTGGACCCACGAGCAGGGCCTCAAACGCAACCGTATGGTCGAGGAACTGGCCCTGGCGAACACCAAGCTCGCCGCCGCCCTCAAGGAGAACGCCGGCCTGCACGCCCAGCTGCTGGCCCAGGCCCGTGAGGCCGGTGTGCTCGACGAGCGGCAGCGGATGGCCGGCGAGATCCACGACGTGCTGGCCCAGGGCCTCACCGGCATCGTCACCCAGCTCGAGGCGACCGGCGCCGCCGCCGACCGGCCCGACGACTGGCGGCGGCACCTCGACAACGCCAAACGCCTGGCCCGCGACAGCCTGACCGAGGCGCGCCGGTCGGTGCAGGCGCTGCGCCCGCAGACCCTGGACGGTGCCATGCTGCCCGACGCGATCGGCGACCTGGTGACCGACTGGTCGCGGGTGCACGAGGTGGCGGCGGAACTGGTCACCACCGGAACGCCCCGGCCGCTGGTGCCTGAGATCGAGGCGACCCTCCTGCGTACGGCTCAGGAAGCCCTGGCCAATGTCGGGCGGCACGCCGACGCGGGCCGGGTCGGGCTCACGCTGTCCTACATGGAGGACGTGGTGACGCTGGACGTTCGTGACGACGGGCACGGGTTCGACCCCGGCGAGCCCCGGGCGGTCTCCGAGGACGGCGGCTACGGGCTGGCGGCCATGCGGG from Paractinoplanes brasiliensis encodes the following:
- a CDS encoding sensor histidine kinase — translated: MERTDRIVARLPYIALGASVVLVAAAVTVGIPHAPWPIVGSAVVVTAAWLAFWIQMHPEWEHDEPKMIVFFAGLIGRIYLLIWSSPLFGFFVWSAYLLVTRLGSWRRVLAATLVATALAVSHIGGFASLGEPGVLPILLVVLLINAGVAHVMIWVSMWTHEQGLKRNRMVEELALANTKLAAALKENAGLHAQLLAQAREAGVLDERQRMAGEIHDVLAQGLTGIVTQLEATGAAADRPDDWRRHLDNAKRLARDSLTEARRSVQALRPQTLDGAMLPDAIGDLVTDWSRVHEVAAELVTTGTPRPLVPEIEATLLRTAQEALANVGRHADAGRVGLTLSYMEDVVTLDVRDDGHGFDPGEPRAVSEDGGYGLAAMRERLARIAGSLEVESAPGSGTALSACVPAIPVEAAA